The Gordonia westfalica sequence GAACTGCGACAGGCCTGACGTGGCACCGTTCGGGCGGTTCGCGGGCAGGAAGTATTTGCCCGGTACACCAGCACCGGGCTGATCTGGAGCTGTAATGGCTAACTCACCCCTTCGATCATGCGGGCCAACCGCTTAGCGTGGCCACCACCGTCGTAGTCCGTGGAATGCGCAGTGCCGAGATAGTTGCGGATGTCCTCCCCCGCACGCGCGAAATCGGGCCAGCGGAACGGATTCCACCACGGCTGCGCCACCGCCAGACGTTCAGCGGTCTTGAACGCCCAGGCGCGGGCGGCCTCGGGTGTGCGCACCGACATCCACCCGGTTAGGTCGGCGACCGTGCGCAGCGGTGAACCTAGCGGCAGGTCGGCGATCGGATCACCCGGCGCCCACTCGGTGAACCGAGGCCGCGGGACGTGCAGCGCCCCGGCGATCCCGGACCGGCCGTGATGCACCGGCGTGTGCGGGTCGCCCAGCGTCGCGACGGCGAGCAC is a genomic window containing:
- a CDS encoding PE-PPE domain-containing protein; this encodes MIELLWVDGTWAPRGGSPASEALRRALDPRKVKFTYVPYPADFGPATGMGDLSYEESKAIGAAALDRAVTESRELVVVGGYSAGAAVAVKYARDILPRRPRHQVLAVATLGDPHTPVHHGRSGIAGALHVPRPRFTEWAPGDPIADLPLGSPLRTVADLTGWMSVRTPEAARAWAFKTAERLAVAQPWWNPFRWPDFARAGEDIRNYLGTAHSTDYDGGGHAKRLARMIEGVS